The Streptomyces pratensis genomic interval CAGGCGAGCAGCACCGAGGAGAACAGGCTCATGAGCGGCCGGTAGCGCCAGCGGGTGTCCCCGGGGTGGTCGATCCTGTACGCGAGCCCCCAGACACAGCCCTTGAGGATCACTCCGCAGAAGTAGAGAAGGGTCAGGAAGAGGGCTCCCTGCATCGGCGCCAGGACCAGATGCCGGAACGCCATCACCGGTGCGGCGAGCACCCACAGCACGTGCCCGTAGTAGAGGGCGGCCGGCCCGGGGCCTCGGCGCCACATGAAGGAGCCGGTGAAGAAGAGATTGCGGATGAAGCTCTTCTTCCAGCGGACCTGCTGGCGCAGGAGGGGCCCCAGCCGGGCCGGTACGTCGGTCCACACCTTCGCGGAGCGTACGTATCCGACGCGCCAGCGGCGTTCGGCGAAGTCCTCCTCCACGAACGGGGAACCGGCGTACCGGCGCTTGAGCGCGCGGCCCCTCCACGGCTGCCCGAGGACGTATCCGGTCAGCTGGCGGTCCGTGGCGAAGCGGAAGGGGGCACCCATGAACCGGTCGTCGGCCCACGCCGGAAGGTAGTTGTAGACGGCGTCACGCCGGAACACGGCCAGGGGTCCCGAGACGCAGGACACCGATCCGAAGGACGCCTCCGCCGCCTTGGCGACCCTGAACTGCCCCTCGTACCAGACGTCCTGGGCCCGCGCCAGGAAGCCGGCGTCCGTGTTGAGGGCCCTGCAGTGCCCGCTCACGGCGCCCAGCTCGGGATGGGAGACCAGCGCCCGGACACAGCGGCGCAGGGCGTCGGGGGCGAGGACGCAGTCGGAGTCGGTGAAGGCGATGATCTCGGTGTCCGCGAGCTCGCACGCACGGACCAGCGCGTTCTTCTTGCCCACGTTGGCGTCCAGATGGATGACGGTGATGGCGAGCTCGTCCTCCAGCCGGCGCAGTACGTCGCCCGTGCCGTCCTGCGAGTGGTCGTCCACCACGATGATCCGTACTCCGGGGCAGTCGGAGGCGGCCATGGAGCGGACGCACGCCTCGATACCGTCCACCTCGTCCTTGACGGCGAGCAGGAAGGAGACCATGGGATTCGCGGGCAGCGGCGGGAACGTCTCCCGCGACCCCGGGCGCACCCGCAGTTCCCCCTCCGACGGGTCCTCGTAGCGGCTGTAGGCGATGTAGAGCATGGCGATCGTCCCGGCCAGCACGACGAGCCCGTAGCAGACCGGCAGATTCAGCCGGGGCAGCCGGGCGGCGTGATGGGCCAGGACGATCAGGAGCGGCATCAGGCAGAGCAGGACGAGGAGCCGGCGCACCCCGTGTCCGAGCGCGGGGTCGGTGGGGGTGACACGCTGCCTGAGCGAGCGGAGGCCTCGCGGGCCCGGGACGGGGTCCGGGGCCGGCCCCGTGGGGCGGGCCGGTGGCCGGTGGAGTGCGTTCACCTCGGTGTCCCTTCTGCCGGGGGCTCCGCGTGGCGGCGGCTGCCGGTGTGGTTCCTCGCGGTGAAACCGAAGAAGGCCATCTCGGTGTTGTCGCCGCGCAGCCCGACTCCGCCCGCCGCGGTCAGCCGGCCCGGAGTCCGGTCCTCCGTGTCGAGGACCGTACGTCCGTCGAGCGTCAGCACGATCCGCACCCCGTCCCCCCGGCAGCGGCTCGCGGAGGCGGCCACCTGGTGCCAACGGCCGTAGTCCAGGGCGTGGTCGGCCGTGGCCAGGGTTGTGTAGACACCCTCCTCGCCCACCGGCCTGCCCGGTGTCGGATGTTTGCGTTTGAGGACGACCGTGCCGTCCCTGCGGCGGAAGCTCAGGGCGTAGAGCTCCTGGGCGCTTCGGTACCTGAGCCAGAGGTGTCCGCCGTCCCAGTCGCGCGCGGGGGTGCGACCGGTGGCACCGGGGGGCTTCAGGAACACCCGGCACCGCACCGTGGAGTCGCCGAAGTCCCGGCGGCGGGTGACGAGCCGGAAGACGGACGACCCCGTGTGCGGTCCGGGTCCGGGGCCGGGGGCGTCGCCGTCGGGCACGCCGGTCCATCCGATGGCCCACTGGGCGAACAGGGAGCCGCTGGTGACGACCCAGTCGTGCGAGAGGCGGGCATCGCCGGATTCCGGATGACGGTAGGCGTACTCGTCGGTGACCAGTCCCTCCATCGGGAACTGCGGGAGGAAGGGGGCTTCCGGA includes:
- a CDS encoding glycosyltransferase family 2 protein; this encodes MNALHRPPARPTGPAPDPVPGPRGLRSLRQRVTPTDPALGHGVRRLLVLLCLMPLLIVLAHHAARLPRLNLPVCYGLVVLAGTIAMLYIAYSRYEDPSEGELRVRPGSRETFPPLPANPMVSFLLAVKDEVDGIEACVRSMAASDCPGVRIIVVDDHSQDGTGDVLRRLEDELAITVIHLDANVGKKNALVRACELADTEIIAFTDSDCVLAPDALRRCVRALVSHPELGAVSGHCRALNTDAGFLARAQDVWYEGQFRVAKAAEASFGSVSCVSGPLAVFRRDAVYNYLPAWADDRFMGAPFRFATDRQLTGYVLGQPWRGRALKRRYAGSPFVEEDFAERRWRVGYVRSAKVWTDVPARLGPLLRQQVRWKKSFIRNLFFTGSFMWRRGPGPAALYYGHVLWVLAAPVMAFRHLVLAPMQGALFLTLLYFCGVILKGCVWGLAYRIDHPGDTRWRYRPLMSLFSSVLLAWLLPYSLLTVRRGVWSRGAA